The DNA window TTTATTACCTTTAAAATATTTTTTTGGACTTTTAAAAAGAATTTTTACAGCATCAAAAATAACTTCATTTTTTATCTTTAAATTGACAAATCCCTTTATGAGTTCAACCTTTTCAAAAAAATCAGTTTTCCTTAATTCTTCAATTAACCCATGAAGCTTTTCCTTATCCTTTTTTAAAATTTCAAAGGCTGGAAAAGAAAGATCTGCATCAAGCTCCTTTATTGAAGGCTCTTCAATTTCAATATTAACACTTTCTCCAAATTTTCCCTCAACTATTTTCCTTATTAAATCTTTAAGTTCTATTAACCTCATCATATCTTATTTTTTTATTATTTTCATAAAGGGACTCAAGATCATAAAAATTTCTTGTTTCCTCATCAAAAATATGAACAACAACTTCGCCTGCATCTACAAGAACCCATTTACCGTTTTCATAACCTTCAATATGATTAATTAAAATTCCCTTTTCCTTTTTTAATTTCATCTCAATTTCATCAGCAATACTTCTTGCATGCTCATCAGAAAGAGAGGTTGCAATTATAAAGTAATCACATATCCCTTTTAAAACATCCCTTACATCAATAATTAAAATATTTTCACCTTTTTTATTGTAAATTAATTCTGAAATGTATTTTGCTATTTCCACAGAAAAAGATTATTCTTAAATACCTTCTTATAATCCTTTCCTATGATAAGTGTAACTTCACATATTCTCTGTGGATCTGGCTCAAAATCTATTCTATTTACACCTATTACATTAGCAAGTATTTTTGCATACTTTTTATCAGGACTTTTTCTCTCAATTATTACCGTTTTACTTAAAGTATCATCAGCATTACTGAATCTTATCACATCAAAACCATTCCTTCTTAATTCCATTGAAATTATCCTTGCGAGATGTAATTCTCCGGTTGCATTAAGAACTTCAACCCTTATATCAGAAGGTGAAATTCTTTCCTTTCCGAAATCACAGGTTTCTAATAGCATAAAAAGGAGGATAATAAGTTTTAACATTTTTAATTTTAAATTCAAAACATTTCCTTTTTCCACTTTTCCTCTATTTCTTTTTTTAATTTTTCATCTTCTGCAAGGATTATAGCCCTTTTAAAATAAAGGTCTTTTTTTTCAGGAGGGGAAATAAGAGCTGCTTTTAAAAGCATTCTTGCTGCACCGTTCCTATCCATTTTAAAATTTATTGCAGCTTTTTCATAAAGTTCTATTGCCCTTTCATTATTACCTTTGAATTCTTCTTTCTGAGCAAGAAAATAATAAATAAAAGGATTATCCTTTTCAAAATTATTAACCAGGTAATCTATAACTGTATCAAGTAGGGAAAGATTCTTTTCTATTATGGATATTTCACCTAACTTTAATATTGCCTTATCTGAAATTGAATCCCTTTCATTAATCAAATCTTTTAAAAGAACCTTTGCTTCCTTGAATTTTTCTTTCTTTAAATAAAGTTCCGAGAGTTTATAAAATAATTTTCTCCCGTCTTCATTACTTTCAATCTCAAAATTGGAAAGAAAGGAAAAAACTTTTTCCTCTGGAAAATTTCTTTCTATCATATACTCAAAGGCTAAAAGAGCGGTAAAAGAAGAAATATCATTTTTAGAATTTTTCTTTAAAATTTCGAGAAAAAGGGAATCGTTCTTTAAAAATCTTTCAATTTCATAAAGTTCCTTAAGAAAAAATTTTTTTTCCTCCTTATCCTTACATAAATTTAAAAGGGAAACTAAATTTTCCTCACTATCCCTGAATCTGTCTCTTTTTTTAAGATAAAAATGAAAATCTGAACGGGTCTTTTTTATTAACAATGTATCTTTTGCTTCTTTCAAAAAATCCCTGTAAAAACTCTCCTCATCAATTTCACCCAATTTAAATTTTGTAAAAAGAAGGGAATATAAAATATCATCCCTTTTCATTATATCATAAGCAATCTGATAGTATTTTTTACTCTCTCTGTAATTTTCCTTTTTAAAATATAGCTTTCCAAGAGTCTTACTTATCAAAAATCTTCTTTTTTCATCTTTTTCTTTAAGAAAAATTTCCTTTAATCTATTATCCCTTTCATTCAAAAAAAACACATCAAGGGATAATTTAAAATATTTATCACTTTCTTTATTTTCAAATTTATCAAGAATTTTCTCAGCTATATCATATTTTTTCCTTTTTATAAGTTTATCCTCTGTAAAATATCTTATAGAATCTCTCCTTTCCTCTCCCTTTATAAGTATTATTATATTTTCTGCAGAATCCACCTTTCCTTCAAAAGCAAAAGAAGCGTAAAAATATGGAATAAGCCGGTTAAAAAAGGGTTTTATTTCATTTCTAATTTCAAGTATTTTTGAATATTCTTCTCTATCAAAGTATAAGGATAAAAGTCGTAAAAAAAGTTCGTATTTATAATCAGTTAATGGAAATTCATCCTTTATTCTCAAAAGATAGTAAATCTCTTTACTCTCATTTCCTTTTAATCTTTCTATTAAAGATAAAAGGTAAAGGGCATCATCATAAAAATCGCTATAATAATTCTTTTTATCTTTTAAAAATTCATTTAAAAATCTTTCAGCTTCATTTATATTCCCTGAATTAAACTTCATAAAAGAATAGGCAAATAAAAATTCAGGTTCCTTTTTTACAAAATCAAAATTAATTTCTTTTTTAAAATTAATGGCATTTAAAAGATATGCATAATATAAAAAGGTATCCTTTAAGGAAACATTTTCAAAAAAAGTTTTCTCAATATTTTCAAAAATTGTAAGTAATTTAAAGTACTTTTCATCTAAATAATTAAAATATTTTTTGTAATCTGATAGTTTTTCCTTTTTGAGTTCAATTCCGGAAAGTAAAAAAAGGGGGAGAACTTTTATAGAATCTTCAAAATCAGATATGTTTAAAAACTTTTTTAAGTATTTATAGACTGAATCTGGTTCATAGATATAATAGGTAGCTTTATTCCAAAATTCAATTTTTTTTGAATCAAAATTATTTAAAATTAGATTATTTAAAAGGAAAAATTTTAAAAATTCCACCAATTTCTTTATACAGTTTATTTAATTTATCATTATTTTTAAAAAGTTTTAAACCTTTTTCAAGAACCTCCTTAGCTTTATTCTTCTCACCTGCAGCAAGGTATGCTCTCGCTATTATGTAGAATAGTTCAGGATCATTAATTTCATCCATATGATTATCAAATATTTTTAAAATTTCAAGAACCTCTTCTTTTTTTCTGTTTGACCTTACATAACTTATTGCAAGGTATGCTCTTGCTTCATGAAACATAGGGTCAAGCAAAAGTGCTGACTTAAAATACATTCCCGCTTTTGCATATTCTCCTTTTTCAAAAACTTCTTTTCCCATATTAAAAGCATTTCTCGCCTGAACTTTTTTTGCCTTTATCTGTGGTGGAGTAAAATTACCACTTTTTAACATCTCATCATACTTTTTTCTCTTTTCAGGGTTTGATAAAATACTGTATGCCTCATTTATAAGGGTAAACCTTTCCACAGCCTTCTTATAAACCTCTTCCCCAAATTTTTTAAATTTATCAGGATGTAAATCTATTATAAGTTTTTTAAAAGCTTTTTCTATTTCCCCAATTGAAGCCGTAAGCTTTACACCCAGAATCTCGTAATAATTTTTATATTCTTCCATCCTATATATTATATTAAATGCTAAAAAAATTTTTCCATGATTTAAATCACATTTTTAAAAAATTAACTCTCAAAGGGTAAAAACAAGAGAGGATCCAAAGCTTTCCCACCATATCTTACTTCAAAATGCAAGGTATAATTTGAACTAAAAATTGAAATTCCCACCTCCCCGAGGGGCTCTCCCCTTGATACTGCCTTTCCAGGAAAAACATATATTTTTGAGAGTCCAGCATAAACTGTATAAAAACCGTCTCCATGGTCTATTATAACAGTTAAACCGTAACCCATAAATAAGTCAGAATAAACAACAACTCCTGCATCTGCTGAATAAACTTTATCACCTGGTTTCCCCCTTATATCGATTCCATTGTTTTTAACCTTTGTTTTATATTCAGGATGCCAGAGGTTACCAAAATAAGAAACTATTTCACCCTTTATAGGCCAGTTAAAAACCCTTTTAGGAATTTTTTCAGGTATTTCCTTTTTAACTTTTGCCATTCTTTCTCTTTCAATTTTTTCAAGTAATTCCTCAAATTTCTTAACCTGATAGGTAAGTTCTATTTCAAGTTTTTCCTGTTCTTTTTTCTTTTTTCTCAGCTCCTGTAAAATTTTTTCCTTTTCCTTTCTGCTCTCAAGGAGTTCCATTTTCTTCTCAGCTGTTACTACCTCAATTTCTTTTAAATTTTTAACCTTTAAATTATAGGATTCTTTTTTTTCCTCCAAATTTTTTAAAAGTAAGGTACCTCTTTCAAGAAGTTCTTTTTTAAATTCAATACCCTTTTTAAGAGCAAGTAGCCCTGTATAAAAATTTAAAAAAGAACCTTGACCCCTTATTATATTTAAAGGACTTAATTTCCCATATTTATAAAGTGAAATAAGAAACTCTTTAATTACATCTTTTGTTTTTTCAAGCTCTTTTTCATTCTCTTTGATTAAATTCTCAAGATCTGAAATTTCCCTTTCAAGAGAAATTCTCTCTGAAATTAGTGATTTTTCCAGTTCACTTAAAACTTGTATTTCTTTATTAAGGGATTCAAGGGAATAGAGTGTCTTGGTTTCCTCTTTTTCAAGGATTTTTCTTTCTTCCCTTATTTTTTTTAATTCAAGATTTAAAGAATCAATCTTGGATTTTAAACCTGCATTTATAATTATTAAAAGAAGTATACTCATATTTTCTTTATATCTGACAGAGCTATCTGTGAAGAAAGGAATCCAAGAAGTGTTCCGAAGGCAACCATTGAAATTAAAACTGTAAATACAAAATTAAAACTTATTCCAAAAAATTTTTTAAGAAATGAAAAGAATAAAAGAGAAAGTATTACTGCTATTATAGAACCTGAAAGACCGTATAGAGAACCTTCAAGTGCAAAGGGAGATCTAATGTATTCCTCATCTGAACCAACAAGATATAAAAGTTCAATAAGATTTAATCTTGACCTTATCGTTAATCTGAGTGTTTGGAGGATTGTTATTGTAAGTAAAAATAAAAGGAAAAAGAAGAAAAAAATATCAATAAAAATCAAAAATAAAAGGATTTTGAAAATCTTTAAAATATATTCCTCGCCAAAATAAACTTCTTTAACAAAGGGAAGTCTTAAAATAAAGGATTTTAATTCCATTATCTCTCCTCTTAAAAGTAAATAGGGCTTTAAGTGAAGTGTAAATTTTGGGGGAAATATATCTTCATTAAAAAGAGTTAATAATTCCTTATATTCTGGATAATCATTTAAAAAAAATTCTCTTCCCTTTTTTGAATCAATATACTCTACTTTATATACACCCCTTAAGGATTTTAAAATATCTGCTAAAAAATTTAAACTTTTATCATTAAGATTTTCTGTATGATAAACCTCAAACATTAATTTAGAGGATCTTTCATATATAACATTAAAGGAATTTAAAGTTAATATCACAAAAAAAATAAAGAAAAATAAAGAAAAGGACATAATTAAAACACTTGTAAAAGCCATCCTTAGATTATTTTTGATTCCTGTATATGTTTCTCTTATAATAAAAGAAAGTGACATATTTAATATTTTAAGTGCATAATTAATTAAAATGCATCCTTTTGATATTTTTACATTTTTTGTTTTGCTCCTTTCTGTCTTAATAGGAGTTATTTACGGTTTATGGCGTCTTATAACTTCCTGGTTTTCCCTTGCTTTTTCTTTTCTCCTTTCCTATAATCTCTCTCCTCTTCTAAAAAAATTTTTACCCAAATTTATTCCCTTCTCACACTTTTTAACCTTTATCTTAATTTTTTTATTTTCAATTGTATTATTTGCCATTCTCTTTAAAATTGGAGAAAAAGCCATTAAAAGTTTAGGTCTTTCTTTTTGGGACAAACTTTTAGGAAGCATATTTTTATTTTTTCTATCAATTCTTCTTATTCTTGCAATAATCCATTTACTTGAAACTCTTTCGCTTTCTTATTTAATTAAAGGAGCGAAAACTCCATCAATACTTCTTGAAATAGAATCAAGAGTTTTAAATAAATTTATATGAAAATTTTAATGGTTTCTGATGCCTATTATCCATTTCCAGGTGGAGTATCCGAGCATATGTATCACCTATCAAAAGCTTTAAGAGAAAGGGGACATATTGTTAAAATCCTCACTGCTTCTTATAATCAGGGTGAAAAAGAAGAAAATTGTGTTTTAAGAGTTGGAAAAGTTCATATTTTACCACTCAACTTTACCCAGATAACTTTTACATGGGAAAAATATTTAAGAAAAAAATTAAGAGAAATTTTTAAGGAGGAATTTGATATAGTTCATACTCATGGACCGCTTGGTCACAATTTGCCTTACCATGCCTTAATTTTTTCCCGTTCAAAGAATATAGCCACTTTTCATACTGCCTTTGTAGGTTTTAATTTTTATAGATTGGCAAGAATATTTTATAAGGAAAGTTTTAAAAAAATTGATAGAGTTATCTGTGTGTCAAAAAAAGCAAAGAGGGAAATTGAAAAATATTTTCCCTTTGGAAATTATGTTATCATTCCAAATGGTGTTGATACAAAAAGGTTTAATCCTGAAGGAAAAAAAATTGAGAAAAATAATTTTACAGTTTTATATGTTGGAAGATTTGAAAAAAGAAAAGGTCCTTTAATTTTCTTAAAGGCTGCTAAAATTTTAAGGGAAAAAGGTTATAGGGAAATAGAATTCTGGATGGTTGGAAAGGGTCCATTATTTACTATTTCAAAAAAGTATGCTGAAGAAAATAATCTAAATGTAAGATT is part of the candidate division WOR-3 bacterium genome and encodes:
- the rsfS gene encoding ribosome silencing factor; protein product: MEIAKYISELIYNKKGENILIIDVRDVLKGICDYFIIATSLSDEHARSIADEIEMKLKKEKGILINHIEGYENGKWVLVDAGEVVVHIFDEETRNFYDLESLYENNKKIRYDEVNRT
- a CDS encoding LytR C-terminal domain-containing protein; its protein translation is MLKLIILLFMLLETCDFGKERISPSDIRVEVLNATGELHLARIISMELRRNGFDVIRFSNADDTLSKTVIIERKSPDKKYAKILANVIGVNRIDFEPDPQRICEVTLIIGKDYKKVFKNNLFLWK
- a CDS encoding DnaJ domain-containing protein; protein product: MEEYKNYYEILGVKLTASIGEIEKAFKKLIIDLHPDKFKKFGEEVYKKAVERFTLINEAYSILSNPEKRKKYDEMLKSGNFTPPQIKAKKVQARNAFNMGKEVFEKGEYAKAGMYFKSALLLDPMFHEARAYLAISYVRSNRKKEEVLEILKIFDNHMDEINDPELFYIIARAYLAAGEKNKAKEVLEKGLKLFKNNDKLNKLYKEIGGIFKIFPFK
- a CDS encoding peptidoglycan DD-metalloendopeptidase family protein, which encodes MSILLLIIINAGLKSKIDSLNLELKKIREERKILEKEETKTLYSLESLNKEIQVLSELEKSLISERISLEREISDLENLIKENEKELEKTKDVIKEFLISLYKYGKLSPLNIIRGQGSFLNFYTGLLALKKGIEFKKELLERGTLLLKNLEEKKESYNLKVKNLKEIEVVTAEKKMELLESRKEKEKILQELRKKKKEQEKLEIELTYQVKKFEELLEKIERERMAKVKKEIPEKIPKRVFNWPIKGEIVSYFGNLWHPEYKTKVKNNGIDIRGKPGDKVYSADAGVVVYSDLFMGYGLTVIIDHGDGFYTVYAGLSKIYVFPGKAVSRGEPLGEVGISIFSSNYTLHFEVRYGGKALDPLLFLPFES
- a CDS encoding permease-like cell division protein FtsX, with translation MSLSFIIRETYTGIKNNLRMAFTSVLIMSFSLFFFIFFVILTLNSFNVIYERSSKLMFEVYHTENLNDKSLNFLADILKSLRGVYKVEYIDSKKGREFFLNDYPEYKELLTLFNEDIFPPKFTLHLKPYLLLRGEIMELKSFILRLPFVKEVYFGEEYILKIFKILLFLIFIDIFFFFFLLFLLTITILQTLRLTIRSRLNLIELLYLVGSDEEYIRSPFALEGSLYGLSGSIIAVILSLLFFSFLKKFFGISFNFVFTVLISMVAFGTLLGFLSSQIALSDIKKI
- a CDS encoding CvpA family protein, which translates into the protein MHPFDIFTFFVLLLSVLIGVIYGLWRLITSWFSLAFSFLLSYNLSPLLKKFLPKFIPFSHFLTFILIFLFSIVLFAILFKIGEKAIKSLGLSFWDKLLGSIFLFFLSILLILAIIHLLETLSLSYLIKGAKTPSILLEIESRVLNKFI
- a CDS encoding glycosyltransferase family 4 protein; protein product: MKILMVSDAYYPFPGGVSEHMYHLSKALRERGHIVKILTASYNQGEKEENCVLRVGKVHILPLNFTQITFTWEKYLRKKLREIFKEEFDIVHTHGPLGHNLPYHALIFSRSKNIATFHTAFVGFNFYRLARIFYKESFKKIDRVICVSKKAKREIEKYFPFGNYVIIPNGVDTKRFNPEGKKIEKNNFTVLYVGRFEKRKGPLIFLKAAKILREKGYREIEFWMVGKGPLFTISKKYAEENNLNVRFFGFVEPDELPKIYRSADIYVSPAIGGETFGIVLIEAMASGVPVISSDIEGYNEVIKNGINGLLFKNKNEKDLAEKIEILINDKSLREKIRERGLKFSREFDWNKISEKVEFIYKC